The segment TTTTGGCTAACGGGCGTGATGATGATAGCCCAGGAACTGCGTGCGGTACAGTCGTTGAGGCTGGATAGGTTTGTCGCATACCATCCAATAAATTCGCCGCCGTCATCGGAAGCGAGGCAGCTCCCGTATTCAAAATAGCTACTCTTTCCGTTTTCAGGGCCTACGTAGCCGATATCGTTCCATGTGCCGACGCCGTGCCCCTGGTGTAGGTAGGCGTCTTGCAGGTGGACGTAGGTGCCCGATGCCGCAAGGAGTTCTGCGGCCTTCGCCTTGGCTATCATGCCGAATAGCTTGGGAACGGCTACCGCTGCCAGTATGCCCATGATGACGATGACCACCATGATTTCGATGAGGGTGAAGGCTTTCTTTTTATCCATGGTGGTCCTTTGTAAAGTTGAAAATGTAAGTTAACAATAAGAAAAATATAATATACAAGGACGCCTGTCGCAACTTTTTTTGTTTTGTTGCGCTGAATGCCTGATTATCGTGATTGCCGACAATATGCCGAACGCCAAAGACGTTTTTACTTGAACTTCGCGAACTTGACTAGGTACCTTGCTGTCTGGAAGGGCGTCTTGAGGAAGGCCCTCTTCTTGTACCCGCCGAGGGCGAACCCCTGCAGCACCTTGTAGAGGCCGATCTGGTCTTCACGGTTGATGGCGAGCAGGAACCGGCGGAACTTGTACTCGAAGTCGTGCATCTTGCCGAAGTAGCCGTAGCAGCGATTTTCGTACTGTTTGAGGAACTGCTTCGAGAGGTTCCCGGCCTTGAGGCCCTGGTCCACGTATTCTGCGCAGAACCGGCCGGCCCTCATCGCGGCAGCGATGCCACCACCCGTGAGCGGGTTGGTGTGGTGGGCGGCGTCGCCCACGAGGGCGAAACGGTCAAGCGTGTAATCCTTGAGCGTGCTGGAAACGGGCACGAGCCCGCCGACGGTATGGTTGATCTTTGCGCCCGGGAAAAGCTTCTCGAGCCATTCCATCGTGACTTCGAGGATGTTGCCCGAATGCTTGCCGTTGGCGAGGAAGCCTGCACCGAAGTTCGTGACGTTCGACTTCTGCTTCGGAAAACTCCAGATGTAGCCGTCGTTGATAAAGTCGTGGCCTTGCCAGAAGGTGAGGTAGTCGGGCTTGGTCAAGAGCCCCTGTACTTGGATGTCGACGCCCGTGCAGGTTTCGCGCGGGTCTTGTGCGCTCTTGAGGCCTACCATGCGCCCGATGCGGCTTTCTACGCCGTCGGCCGCGATGACCATCTTTGCAAAAATTTCCTGCGTGCCGGTCTCGGTGACGCTACCGTCGCCGTTGCCTTTCCCGAGTACGACGCGCACCATGCGGGTGTCGCCTTCGACGCCGCCTACGAATTCGGCACGTGCACAAGTTTCTACCTGGGCGCCGTCGTCGGCCGCAAGCTTGGCGAGCCACGGGTCAAAGACTTCGCGGTTCAGCATGATTCCCGTGCCCGGTTGCGGAACTTCAATGTTCACGCCGGCAGGGCCGTAAATATAAAGCCCGTTGATAATGCTTTCGATGCAACTATCGTCGATGGGGCCGTAAGTCTGAAGGTCGGAAAGTTTGGTGCTCGCTTCGCCGCAGCGTACCGGGAAGCCGATGCGTTCGCGCTTTTCGAGGAGCAGTACCTTGTGCCCCGCCCGTGCCAAGTTCCTTGCGGCAACGGAGCCGCCGGGCCCCGCGCCAATCACCACGACATCGTAACGGGAATCAAGCATCGTTCACCTCCGTAATCGTGAGCGCACCGACGGGGCATGCCTTTGTGCAAATGCCGCACTTGATGCATTTTTCGGAATCAATCTGCAGGTCGAGCCCAAACATGTCGAGCGCCATCTTGGGGCAAATGCCCACACAGCCGGCGCACTGCAGGCATTTGCTTTTGTTGTGAGCGAGACGTTTCATAAAGGAAAATATACAAAGATATCGCCGCAAGAGTGCGGCGACAATCACAAAGAATCAGGAATAAACAGATTCTAGTCTAGGATGGCGGGTTCTTTTTGCAACTCGTAAAAAACGCTGAGCCAGCTTTGCAGTTGCTGCCAGGTGGTGTCGCCTTTGGCCCGGATGGAATCGTCGAAAGACGTGAGGAAGATTTCGTCGATTTCTCCATTGAAGGCGTTTTTCCCTCCGATACCAATGTTGAACTGCAATTCAGAAAAATCGTCGCTAATTTTGATATCGGTGTTGCGGATGGTTTTCCCGTCAACGGCAATGGTCAGGTGCTTTTGCACAAAAACGACAAAGTAGTGGTGCCAGGAACCATCGAGAATTTTGGCGCTTCCGTAGAGGGTTGTGTCGGTGGATGCGGATTCAAGGCCACTATAGATTCTTGTGCAGATGGTGGCGGGGTCCTTTGAACATTGCCTGATTTCAAAGCCTCCGTTGACGGAGGGTGTAGATGAAAAGATAGTGAACCCGGTGTCGGCAGGGGTTTCTCCCTTGATCCAAAAACTGAACCCTAGACTTCCGTCTTCGAACAGCGGGAATCCATCGGCATATTTGTGGACCTTGAGGTCTTTTTTTGTTGAATCCAGGTGTAGGCCGGTTCCGTAGAAGCCTTCGCTGTCGTATTCGTCCAGGTTGTAAAAGGTGTAGGGGTGGGGCCCGAAGGAAAGGTAGGTGGGCTCGATTTCGCGCAGGCTTAATACGTTTCCGTCCAGCATGTTTGCCGAAATTTCGGGAAGGTCCATCAGCAACACTTCTTTTCCCTTGGCGGATTTTGCATCCAGCAGGTAATCGATTTCGTAGCCGTTGGCATCGATCAGGGTTGGGACTGTTTCGGACTTACTTTCCACCAAGATGGGTATGTGCTTCAGCGTGATGCCTGCATCCATGGCCTTGAGGGTTGCCACGACACTGTCGTTGAATGTCATTTTGCGGAGTCCCACCAAATAGCCGGGCTTGTTCCTGGTCACAAGGAGGGTGTCTTCAGAGCGGAAGCTCCAGTAGACGGAATCCGTCTCCGTTTCGCCTTCTGCAGTCATGATGGTGATTTTCTCAAAATAAGCATTGGGAATGCCATCGGCCAGTATGTAGCCACGGTCCACGTCTTCGGAATTCACGACGAAGCAATTCAGCGAGCCGTCGATGCATATCGTGTCGCCAAGAGCGAGGTCGTAGGCGTTCAGTTCCAGCTTCAGGTTCGAGCCTTCGGAGACCTCAAAGCGATAGACGGAATCCTCAGGCTTCGTGATGTCGAGAATATTCCTGAAGTCCAGCAATCCGTCGGATGAGACCTGGATGTTGAAGGAGTCGCTTTTTATATCTTCAAAAGAGAATTTCCCGGAATCGTCGGTGGTCGTCTCCATTTCGGGATTGTCTCTCACGGCAATGAAGTCTCTCCGCATGAGGGCGACTTTGGCGCCCTTGATGGTGTTGCCGTCAAAGTCCGTCACGATGCCCGCGATGGTCTTCCCCGATTCCGTCTCGGAAATCACGCCCGCGGTGTCTTCGCCGTTGCTGCACGCCATAAACAGCGACAGCAGTGCCGCCGCGCTAAAAAAGGAAATTTTATTTACTCCAATCATCCCTACTCCAAATTCGAAAACAGGTGGATGTTCATCTGGTAGACGCCGTCGGCCTTTTCCTTGTCTTCGCCGATGATGCGCCTTGCCTTCGCCTTGAATTCCTGCAGTTCTGCCTCGAGTTTCTTGTATGCCTCGCTCGAGATGCTGAACGTGAGCGTGCTCATGACGGTCGGCTTTTTCGGGGGCGTCATCAGCGCCTGCTTCGAGAGCTCGAAACACTGCAACTGGTATTGCTTGATCAGGTCCGCGTTGTTGTACGGCCCGCTGCTGATGCTTTCCTTGGTGGGCTTCCAGAAGCCTTCCTCGTTCTTGCGTGCAAGCCCGAGCCTCTCCAGCAGGGCGAGCGATTCCTTGAGTTTGCCGAGCGGAACCTTCGGGAATATGCGCTTTTGCACCGGCGCCATGTCGTCGGTCACGTCCATCGCATCGAGGATGGCGAAGAGCGCGCTATTGTACCAGCGGCTGTAGTATTCGTAGGCATCCTCGTTCACGATGTGCTGCGGGTTCGGGTGCAACTTCAGTATTTCCTGCATCGCGGCATTGCGGGCGGCGTCGCTTTTCGCCTGGTCGAGCTGCACCAGCGTTTCGAAGTACTTGGCCTCTTTCTTGTCGAGTTCCAGCACCTCGATGAACTTTGCCACCATGCGGGGGGAGACCTTCTTGCCGCGGAGCACGTCGGCGAAGTAGCTGCGGCTCTTCTCGAGCCCGAGCATGTTGCAGATTTCGGTACGGGTAAAGGCCGGCTCCACCTTGGCGCGGGCGGCCTGGTATTCTTCCAGGAACTTGCGGAAGTGCGTAAACTGGAATATGTCTAAAAAACGATTCACGCTCTAAATATATATAATTCCCTTCTGAAAATGAGAATTTTTTTGAGAACATTTACGTATTTTCTCCCAAAAAAGCCAAAAAACGGCCATGATGAAAATCCGGTGTGATTTTTCGCATAATTTTTATTATTTTCAAGATTACACGGAATAGGTCCGTTTTGGAAAAGGGATTGGAATGGGTTGTTTTCTGAAAAAAAGTGTTGTTGTCGCCCTGGCAATTTGTGCCGGGGTCGTTTTTGCGCGTCCGGCCAGCATGGCGGTGCAGACGGTGCAGAACAAGGACGGCAGTTCGGTCTCTATCCGCCATTTCGGCGATGAACATTACCACTTTACCGAAACGGCCGACGGCTACCTGGTCACGGGAGACGGCGAAGGAAACTACGTATATGTGGATGCGTCGGGGAAGCCGAGTTCCGTGGTCGCGAAGAATGCGGTAGACCGCAGTGATGCCGATGTGAAATTCCTGGAAGGGCTGGATCAGGAGGCGGTCCGCAAGAACCACAAAAATTTGAACGGGGGACGATTTCCCGCTCCCGAAGAAACCTCGGGACAACTAAACTTTTCGCACCTTCCCTTGATGGCCTACGACCAGGCTGGAATGCCTGCGCGGATGCTCAGACCCAAGCCCAAGAGCTGGGTGACGGGCGAACGCTGGATACCCGTGCTGCTCGTGGGTACTACGGACAAGGCGTATGGCGATTCTGCTGCGTTCCATGCCTTCCTGAACCAGGAAGGCTACAACAAGAACGGCAATATTGGAAGCCTCCGCGATTACTACCTGTATTCGTCAGGTGGCAGGTTTAACCCGCATTTCGATGTGTATCCGGTACAAATTAATGCGGCTCTGACCAGTTTCGGTATGGGGGACAGTTTCAGCGAGGGGCGCTTTATGGCGGAGGGTGTCAAGGTGCTGACCCAACGTCCGGACTTCCTTGCGAATGCTGACAAGTATTGCTCGAGCGGCAAGAGTGTTGACGGTTTCATATTCCTGTTCCCGGGCATGGAAGAGGATGCGCTCAAGCAGAGCCGGAACTTCTGGGGACATGCGTACCAGATGATGTACAACGGTTCTGGGTCAGGGTATGAGGCCTATAAGTCTAACGGCTATTCCTTCGACAAGTACCTCTTTATTGCCCAGTATGCCGACGGTTCCAGCAATTCGCAGATTAACCAGATGGGTATCTTTGCGCACGAGTTCAGCCATGTGCTCGGGCTCAAGGACCATTACGCCAAAGATGACAATGGCAAGATGATTGTAGGGCCCGACAAGTACGACGTGATGTCGCAGGGAATGTACAACGGGACGAGCTGGAATGCTGGCAACATCCCTGCCGCCTTTTCTGCATTCGAGAGGGAGGCCGTGGGCTGGCTTACGCTTTCCGAGATCTCTGTGGAAGATTCGGTATATGGCGTGAAGAAACTGGTGGACATGCAGGCGTACTCGATTACGAATCCGAAGCAGTCCGACGAGTACTATATAGTGGAGTACCGCCCTTCCGAAAAATACGATGCGAAACTGGGGAACAACGGCGTGTTTGTATGGTATATCGATTACGACAGGGACCTGTACGAATACGAGAACGCCATCAACAAGGATAGCGACCACCAGCGTATCGCGGTGAAGAGTGTATTGAAGGCGGGGGCGAAGTTCAGTGACTTCTCGTTCGTCAATGGAGGGGGGAAGGCTGGCATTTCGGGCATATACAGCGTGGCCCTTGACGGGGATGCCCGTGCGTGCTTCACGCCCAATGCCTCCCGCAGCATAGGGGAGTGCTCGGAAGAATCGAGTTCGTCTGTGGAGAGTTCGAACAGCGTGAGGTCGTCTTCTAGTGAAGCGTTGTCTTCTGGTGCGGTGTCTTCGTCGACGGTCGCGATTGCGGGCGTGGCGGCTGCCGACCCGCGGGTGCGCGTTTCGCTTTCGGGCAATACGCTCAATGTGGCCGCCCCGGATGCGGGCAAAAAAACGGTGCGCCTGTTCGACATGCAGGGGAACCTCCTGCTCGTGAAATCCTTTGCCGGAACGGCCTTTTCGGCCCCCCTTCCGAGGCTTGTGCGCGGGGTGTATATTGTGCGAGTCGAATCGGACAATCGTCTGCTGAAAACTTTGCGTGCCGTAAGGCGTTGATAATCACCAAATTACGCGTCTCCGTATCAAATTCGTGATGGTTTTGTAATGCTCCAATCGGGTGTAAATTCTCCCGGCTTTTTGGCGTTTTTTCTATCTTTTACGCGCATTTTACGAGGTACCCTCTATGACAGCTGAGGCAGAAAAGCCAAACATCATAACGACCTCCCTGGACTTTTTAGTCAACTGGGGCAGGACGAATTCTCTTTGGCCGTTCCCTTACGGTACGGCATGTTGCGCTATCGAATTCATGAGTACGGAAGTGGGTCGTTACGACCTTTCCCGTATCGGTTCAGAATATGTTCGTTTTACGCCGCGCCAGTCCGACGTCTTGCTCGTCGCGGGCACGATTACCTACAAGCAGGCTCCGATTCTGAAGCGTATCTACGAGCAGATGGCAGAACCCCGCTGGGTTATCGCGATGGGCGCCTGCGCCTGTTCCGGCGGTTTCTATGACTGCTACTGCACGGTCCCGGGTATCGACCATATCATTCCGGTGGACGTGTATATCGGCGGTTGCCCTTCCCGTCCGGAGGCGTTCTTCGACGCGATGTTTGACCTGCAGAAGAAGATCAAGGACGAATCCTACATGAAGCAGCGAGCCGACCGCGTCAAGGAACAGCTCGAGATGATTAAGGCGAAGACTGCCGAGGCCAAGGCCAACGCCCAGGATTTTGCCCATGGTAAGGTCGCGGAACTCAAGGATTTTGTGAAGGAAAAAGAGCAGAACCTTGTAAAAAAAGCACAGTTCTGGAAGGAGTAGAAGATGAAGACTGCAGAAGAAATCTTCACCGCCCTGGAAGAGAAATTCGGTGCCAAGAGGGAAACGCTTGACAAGTGGAGCGTGACCGCCATCGTGAGTGCGGGCTACCTGCGCAACGCGGTGCAGTTCCTCAAGGAAGATGCCGATGTGAAACTCGAGATGCTCGTGGATATCGCGGGTATCGACTACCTGACTTACCCGAACCACGAAGGCCCGCGCTTTGCTGTTTCCTATTCCTTCAAGAGCATTTCGAACCCGGGACTGCGCTTCCGTCTTAAGGTGCTGGTCTCCGAGGAATGCCCGAAGGTGCCTACGCTCTGTGACTTCTATGCGAACGCCAACTGGTACGAGCGCGAAGTGTTTGACCAGTTCGGAATCGTGTTCGAGGGCCATCCGGACCTCCGCCGCCTGTTGAACCACGTGGAATTTGTGGGCCATCCGCTTCGCAAGGATTACCCTGCCCAGAAGCGCCAGTGGCTTTCCACCAACGACTACCTTCTCCCGGCCCTGGAAAAGCGCCTGGAAGATCTCGGCTACAAGGTTATCCAGCGTAGCAAGGAAGTCGGGACCAACGATAACGAATTTTTGGAAGGGAGTATCAAAGAATGATCGTACTGGATCCTAATGGCGAAAAGCTGAACTTGATGCCCTTGAACGTGGGCCCGAGCCACCCGGCGACTCACGGCTGCTTGCGCTTTATGGCCGCCATGGACGGCGAGACCATCGTCGCAAGTGTTGAAGAAATCGGTTACCTGCACCGCGGGTTCGAGAAGATGGTGGAGCGCGGTACCTGGCAGCAGGTGGTTCCGTATACCGACCGCCTCAACTACTG is part of the Fibrobacter sp. UWR2 genome and harbors:
- a CDS encoding type II secretion system protein; this encodes MDKKKAFTLIEIMVVIVIMGILAAVAVPKLFGMIAKAKAAELLAASGTYVHLQDAYLHQGHGVGTWNDIGYVGPENGKSSYFEYGSCLASDDGGEFIGWYATNLSSLNDCTARSSWAIIITPVSQNRAYYTQVASSAECATLSRYWEVGNINVSACTAATTQTAQQDSGDNSQSSDGDQDSDDDSSGNCVASNGKGAGLQHAYGQQKKCNPDAEKPGNGNGNSGSNGKNKH
- a CDS encoding NAD(P)/FAD-dependent oxidoreductase, producing the protein MLDSRYDVVVIGAGPGGSVAARNLARAGHKVLLLEKRERIGFPVRCGEASTKLSDLQTYGPIDDSCIESIINGLYIYGPAGVNIEVPQPGTGIMLNREVFDPWLAKLAADDGAQVETCARAEFVGGVEGDTRMVRVVLGKGNGDGSVTETGTQEIFAKMVIAADGVESRIGRMVGLKSAQDPRETCTGVDIQVQGLLTKPDYLTFWQGHDFINDGYIWSFPKQKSNVTNFGAGFLANGKHSGNILEVTMEWLEKLFPGAKINHTVGGLVPVSSTLKDYTLDRFALVGDAAHHTNPLTGGGIAAAMRAGRFCAEYVDQGLKAGNLSKQFLKQYENRCYGYFGKMHDFEYKFRRFLLAINREDQIGLYKVLQGFALGGYKKRAFLKTPFQTARYLVKFAKFK
- a CDS encoding DUF362 domain-containing protein produces the protein MKRLAHNKSKCLQCAGCVGICPKMALDMFGLDLQIDSEKCIKCGICTKACPVGALTITEVNDA
- a CDS encoding LamG-like jellyroll fold domain-containing protein — translated: MIGVNKISFFSAAALLSLFMACSNGEDTAGVISETESGKTIAGIVTDFDGNTIKGAKVALMRRDFIAVRDNPEMETTTDDSGKFSFEDIKSDSFNIQVSSDGLLDFRNILDITKPEDSVYRFEVSEGSNLKLELNAYDLALGDTICIDGSLNCFVVNSEDVDRGYILADGIPNAYFEKITIMTAEGETETDSVYWSFRSEDTLLVTRNKPGYLVGLRKMTFNDSVVATLKAMDAGITLKHIPILVESKSETVPTLIDANGYEIDYLLDAKSAKGKEVLLMDLPEISANMLDGNVLSLREIEPTYLSFGPHPYTFYNLDEYDSEGFYGTGLHLDSTKKDLKVHKYADGFPLFEDGSLGFSFWIKGETPADTGFTIFSSTPSVNGGFEIRQCSKDPATICTRIYSGLESASTDTTLYGSAKILDGSWHHYFVVFVQKHLTIAVDGKTIRNTDIKISDDFSELQFNIGIGGKNAFNGEIDEIFLTSFDDSIRAKGDTTWQQLQSWLSVFYELQKEPAILD
- a CDS encoding TIGR02147 family protein yields the protein MNRFLDIFQFTHFRKFLEEYQAARAKVEPAFTRTEICNMLGLEKSRSYFADVLRGKKVSPRMVAKFIEVLELDKKEAKYFETLVQLDQAKSDAARNAAMQEILKLHPNPQHIVNEDAYEYYSRWYNSALFAILDAMDVTDDMAPVQKRIFPKVPLGKLKESLALLERLGLARKNEEGFWKPTKESISSGPYNNADLIKQYQLQCFELSKQALMTPPKKPTVMSTLTFSISSEAYKKLEAELQEFKAKARRIIGEDKEKADGVYQMNIHLFSNLE
- a CDS encoding immune inhibitor A domain-containing protein, yielding MGCFLKKSVVVALAICAGVVFARPASMAVQTVQNKDGSSVSIRHFGDEHYHFTETADGYLVTGDGEGNYVYVDASGKPSSVVAKNAVDRSDADVKFLEGLDQEAVRKNHKNLNGGRFPAPEETSGQLNFSHLPLMAYDQAGMPARMLRPKPKSWVTGERWIPVLLVGTTDKAYGDSAAFHAFLNQEGYNKNGNIGSLRDYYLYSSGGRFNPHFDVYPVQINAALTSFGMGDSFSEGRFMAEGVKVLTQRPDFLANADKYCSSGKSVDGFIFLFPGMEEDALKQSRNFWGHAYQMMYNGSGSGYEAYKSNGYSFDKYLFIAQYADGSSNSQINQMGIFAHEFSHVLGLKDHYAKDDNGKMIVGPDKYDVMSQGMYNGTSWNAGNIPAAFSAFEREAVGWLTLSEISVEDSVYGVKKLVDMQAYSITNPKQSDEYYIVEYRPSEKYDAKLGNNGVFVWYIDYDRDLYEYENAINKDSDHQRIAVKSVLKAGAKFSDFSFVNGGGKAGISGIYSVALDGDARACFTPNASRSIGECSEESSSSVESSNSVRSSSSEALSSGAVSSSTVAIAGVAAADPRVRVSLSGNTLNVAAPDAGKKTVRLFDMQGNLLLVKSFAGTAFSAPLPRLVRGVYIVRVESDNRLLKTLRAVRR
- a CDS encoding NADH-quinone oxidoreductase subunit B → MTAEAEKPNIITTSLDFLVNWGRTNSLWPFPYGTACCAIEFMSTEVGRYDLSRIGSEYVRFTPRQSDVLLVAGTITYKQAPILKRIYEQMAEPRWVIAMGACACSGGFYDCYCTVPGIDHIIPVDVYIGGCPSRPEAFFDAMFDLQKKIKDESYMKQRADRVKEQLEMIKAKTAEAKANAQDFAHGKVAELKDFVKEKEQNLVKKAQFWKE
- a CDS encoding NADH-quinone oxidoreductase subunit C, whose translation is MKTAEEIFTALEEKFGAKRETLDKWSVTAIVSAGYLRNAVQFLKEDADVKLEMLVDIAGIDYLTYPNHEGPRFAVSYSFKSISNPGLRFRLKVLVSEECPKVPTLCDFYANANWYEREVFDQFGIVFEGHPDLRRLLNHVEFVGHPLRKDYPAQKRQWLSTNDYLLPALEKRLEDLGYKVIQRSKEVGTNDNEFLEGSIKE